In Anaerolineales bacterium, the following are encoded in one genomic region:
- a CDS encoding phage gp6-like head-tail connector protein, giving the protein MPEEPETPPYVPPTISDGYCTLAEYKAYRGIAEEVIKDDAVLAALIESASRYIDRQTGQTFCGKAATRLYEPPAGRELALEAALQTLSGLVNADGTAIPVNDVRLLPLNGEYKDRIRLKADVPGWGVEELVQVTGSWGRFAAPPEDICLACMEIVRAAEMRRSGQGSEAVARVTPAGVVITPQDTPKQAMAILKMYRRMT; this is encoded by the coding sequence GTGCCCGAAGAACCCGAAACCCCCCCTTACGTGCCGCCGACGATCAGCGACGGGTACTGCACGCTGGCCGAGTACAAGGCCTATCGCGGCATTGCGGAGGAGGTGATCAAGGACGATGCGGTGCTGGCGGCGCTGATCGAGAGCGCCAGCCGCTACATCGACCGGCAGACCGGGCAGACCTTTTGCGGCAAGGCGGCCACACGTTTGTATGAGCCGCCGGCCGGCCGAGAGCTGGCGCTGGAGGCCGCCCTGCAGACGCTGAGCGGCCTGGTGAATGCGGATGGAACGGCGATCCCCGTGAATGATGTGCGCTTGCTGCCGCTGAACGGCGAATACAAGGATCGCATCCGGCTGAAGGCCGATGTGCCCGGGTGGGGCGTTGAAGAGCTGGTGCAGGTGACCGGCAGCTGGGGGCGCTTTGCGGCCCCGCCGGAGGACATCTGCCTGGCGTGCATGGAGATCGTGCGGGCCGCCGAGATGCGGCGCAGCGGCCAAGGGAGCGAGGCGGTGGCGCGGGTGACGCCGGCCGGCGTGGTGATTACGCCGCAGGACACGCCCAAGCAGGCGATGGCGATCCTCAAGATGTACCGGAGGATGACCTGA
- a CDS encoding glycoside hydrolase family 25 protein, with translation MTTLNLHEVVLPPGEIHASNAWAQKQAPGARASFYPAVVQYLSKPNGTKEPIKFSAEMLRYLESLQPDRAAYEEILWIAGGPFNQGPNAFYLPAKRQANVRYYIPPDGPWPQPPVGEPITTIGNVVNVLEIKNGWARIETLAMKGPWPPPSTHPWLYNRPVRSIRVLEDGKAGKVELGNAILDRGVIYPMFSRNGQAWIEMKWLRKVAQPQPTNEVRTMAVRNDFAQGIDLSRWQPGYDPTVRPVDFVILKASEGSTWLDPKFDEHLAVCDAAGLLVGAYHYYRSGIPWRAQLDNFLRATQGKRLSKLLAIDYEYINNKLDASTDKELKAFYDALVQRGYKPVIYTSHGEYMSMIARGAKWISDPSIGMWIARWFERSYYYNYALGPGAAITQWTKGHCIWQYGGDYRDKAGWEVPGTGEGAAYGVAGSYSVDLNVYNGTAEQMRADFDAPEPLPVEAETPSTGGGLTWAQKKLFNQYGIFRRQPARMLE, from the coding sequence ATGACGACCTTGAATTTGCATGAGGTGGTGCTGCCACCGGGCGAGATCCATGCCAGCAATGCCTGGGCGCAGAAGCAGGCGCCGGGCGCCCGGGCCAGCTTTTACCCGGCCGTGGTGCAGTACCTGAGCAAGCCCAACGGCACCAAAGAGCCGATCAAATTCAGCGCCGAAATGCTGCGCTATTTGGAGTCGCTGCAACCCGACCGGGCAGCGTATGAAGAAATCCTGTGGATCGCTGGCGGGCCTTTTAATCAAGGGCCGAATGCGTTTTACCTGCCGGCCAAACGGCAGGCGAACGTCAGGTACTACATCCCTCCGGATGGGCCGTGGCCGCAGCCGCCGGTGGGCGAGCCGATCACCACGATCGGCAATGTGGTCAATGTGCTCGAAATCAAAAACGGCTGGGCGCGCATCGAGACGCTGGCGATGAAAGGCCCCTGGCCTCCGCCCTCGACGCACCCCTGGCTGTACAACAGGCCGGTCAGGAGCATCCGCGTGCTGGAGGATGGCAAAGCCGGCAAGGTCGAGCTGGGCAATGCGATCCTGGACCGGGGGGTGATCTACCCGATGTTTTCGCGCAACGGCCAGGCGTGGATCGAGATGAAATGGCTGCGCAAGGTGGCGCAGCCGCAACCAACCAATGAGGTGAGAACAATGGCAGTACGGAATGATTTTGCGCAGGGCATTGACCTGAGCCGCTGGCAGCCGGGCTACGACCCAACTGTGCGGCCGGTGGATTTTGTGATCTTGAAGGCCAGCGAGGGCAGCACCTGGCTGGACCCGAAATTCGACGAGCATCTGGCGGTTTGTGATGCGGCTGGCCTGCTGGTTGGCGCCTACCATTACTACCGCAGTGGCATCCCGTGGCGGGCACAGCTGGACAATTTCTTGCGCGCTACCCAGGGCAAGCGCCTGAGCAAACTGCTGGCGATCGACTACGAGTACATCAACAACAAGCTGGACGCCAGCACAGACAAGGAGCTCAAGGCCTTTTACGATGCGCTGGTGCAGCGTGGGTATAAGCCGGTGATCTACACCAGCCACGGCGAGTATATGTCGATGATCGCCCGCGGGGCCAAGTGGATCAGCGACCCAAGCATCGGCATGTGGATCGCCCGCTGGTTTGAGCGCAGCTACTACTACAACTACGCCCTTGGGCCGGGGGCGGCCATAACCCAGTGGACTAAGGGCCACTGCATTTGGCAGTACGGCGGCGACTACCGCGACAAAGCGGGTTGGGAAGTCCCTGGCACTGGTGAGGGAGCTGCGTATGGAGTGGCTGGGTCGTACAGCGTGGACCTGAATGTGTACAACGGCACCGCCGAGCAGATGCGGGCCGATTTCGACGCGCCCGAGCCGCTGCCCGTGGAAGCCGAAACCCCCAGCACCGGGGGCGGGCTGACCTGGGCGCAGAAGAAGCTGTTCAACCAATACGGCATCTTCCGCCGGCAGCCGGCGCGCATGCTGGAGTAG
- a CDS encoding DUF1761 domain-containing protein, with the protein MMEVNYLAVGLAALAAFFVGFLWYTVIFAKPWQELIGMGSKGSGKASTSETPNLGRLLAGSLLLEIIMAFVLASYIGTGADAMTGLSYGLTVGLGWVALAFGVNYMFEGKPFKLWLINAGYNTVVFAVMGLIIGAM; encoded by the coding sequence ATGATGGAAGTGAACTATCTAGCAGTGGGCTTGGCCGCACTGGCGGCTTTTTTTGTAGGTTTTCTTTGGTACACGGTCATTTTTGCCAAGCCCTGGCAGGAATTGATCGGCATGGGCAGTAAGGGTTCCGGCAAGGCTAGCACCAGCGAGACCCCGAACCTGGGCCGCTTGTTGGCCGGCTCACTGCTCCTCGAGATCATCATGGCTTTCGTTCTCGCCTCGTACATAGGCACCGGCGCCGATGCGATGACCGGGCTGAGCTATGGCCTCACCGTCGGCCTTGGCTGGGTGGCGTTAGCCTTTGGCGTCAACTATATGTTCGAGGGCAAGCCGTTCAAGCTATGGTTGATCAACGCTGGGTACAACACGGTGGTCTTTGCGGTGATGGGTTTGATCATCGGGGCGATGTAG
- a CDS encoding ribonuclease Z: MFEFVFLGTSASAPSVHRGLSAHVIKHNEMRFLVDCGEGTQRQILRSGLGFKRLNHILVTHGHLDHILGLAGLFSTFTRWETLEDIEIMAGKWTLERIDALLYGVRVIPKGKGPVNVSLRAVQPGVIFEGDDFEVRAFAVSHRGPDCLGFVFEEHARRPFLPEKAETLGVPPGPLRRELVNGRAVTLENGTVVQPDDVLGDEVKGAKLVHIGDTGRTDDILEHCRDADALVIEATYLEEEREMAREFAHLTARQSAELARDAGVGKLLLTHISRRYRESDVLAEAQAVFPNTHVARDFDAFQIKRGEVVKIDN, translated from the coding sequence TTGTTCGAATTCGTTTTCCTGGGTACGTCCGCTTCAGCGCCTTCCGTGCATCGCGGCCTTTCGGCCCACGTCATCAAACACAACGAGATGCGCTTTCTGGTCGACTGCGGCGAAGGCACTCAGCGCCAGATCTTGCGTTCCGGCCTGGGTTTCAAGCGCCTCAACCACATCCTGGTGACCCACGGCCATCTCGACCATATTCTGGGGCTGGCCGGGCTGTTCTCCACCTTCACCCGCTGGGAAACCCTGGAAGATATTGAGATCATGGCAGGCAAGTGGACCCTGGAGCGCATTGACGCACTGCTCTACGGCGTGCGCGTAATCCCCAAGGGCAAGGGGCCGGTGAACGTCAGCCTGCGCGCCGTGCAGCCGGGCGTGATCTTCGAGGGCGACGACTTCGAGGTGCGCGCCTTTGCCGTCAGCCACCGCGGGCCGGACTGCCTGGGCTTCGTCTTTGAGGAGCACGCCCGCCGCCCCTTTCTGCCGGAAAAGGCCGAAACGCTGGGCGTGCCGCCCGGCCCGCTGCGCCGCGAGCTGGTCAACGGCCGGGCGGTGACGCTGGAGAACGGCACTGTCGTGCAGCCCGATGATGTACTGGGCGATGAGGTCAAGGGCGCCAAGCTGGTACACATTGGGGACACCGGCCGCACCGACGATATTTTGGAGCACTGCCGGGATGCGGATGCCCTGGTGATCGAAGCCACGTATCTGGAGGAAGAGCGCGAGATGGCCCGCGAATTCGCCCACCTGACCGCCCGCCAGTCCGCCGAGCTGGCGCGCGACGCCGGCGTGGGCAAGCTGCTGCTGACCCATATTTCGCGGCGCTACCGCGAGAGCGATGTATTGGCCGAGGCGCAGGCGGTCTTCCCCAATACGCATGTGGCGCGTGACTTTGACGCCTTTCAAATCAAGCGCGGGGAAGTCGTGAAAATAGACAACTAG
- a CDS encoding DNA translocase FtsK has protein sequence MAKRKSTPRKKRNSASSPDLFTALLEFWYRISPDRKLDALGILLTLFGGLTLLLDLTVEPGGFGAAWLDFWRQLLGWGLYVFLGGLVLLGVWLVLRRFERIPPLRARRLLGAALLFFTTLVWLQALSAAGGRLGAALTGWLANGLGEVGLWVAALAGLLIALSLTFEVSLFNLLEDALQAWQARQARRAERRAGGAAYADYAPELGYAPDPLEPLAAEEGIPEPLMGPPGGPAEPADEFAEAPDVLEDKGEQPVWVLPTLADMLDPGDKLSYNANLDTERAANIEETLRSFGAPARVVEIHRGPTITQFGVEPEFVETRGGRTRVRVGKIAALADDLALALAASRIRIQAPVPGKGYVGIEVPNEQVATVAMRDVMESDAFQRMSSPLRFALGQDVAGQAVAADLAGMPHLLVAGATGSGKSVCVNALICCLLLNNTPETLRLIMVDPKRVELTGYNGIPHLRFPVVVELDRVVGVLQWATAEMDKRYQAFAKIGARHIKDYNARMAEQGGEKLPYMVLVIDELADLMMVAPDQTERLLARMAQLARATGMHLILSTQRPSVDVVTGLIKANFPARIAFAVASSTDSRVILDQPGADRLLGRGDMLFQPPDAPAPVRLQGVYLAESEILRIVNHWRAFAGSAPASQTPQGAPQVSEAPVQGAPLKQIPIWEEIEQIQEEADQDPLFVEAVDLVRRRGRASISMLQRRMGIGYTRSARIIEQMEARGIIGPAKTGAQHREVLDYGQAAPPAGED, from the coding sequence ATGGCAAAACGCAAAAGCACTCCGCGCAAGAAGCGCAACAGCGCTTCCAGCCCAGACTTGTTCACGGCTCTTTTGGAATTTTGGTACCGCATTTCGCCAGACCGTAAGCTGGACGCCCTGGGCATCCTGCTGACCTTGTTCGGCGGCCTGACCCTGCTGCTGGATCTGACCGTTGAGCCGGGCGGGTTTGGCGCGGCCTGGCTGGATTTTTGGCGGCAGCTGCTGGGCTGGGGCCTGTATGTCTTCCTGGGCGGCCTGGTGCTGCTGGGTGTTTGGCTGGTGCTGCGCCGTTTTGAGCGCATTCCGCCGTTGCGCGCCCGCCGGCTGCTGGGGGCGGCCCTGCTCTTCTTCACCACGCTGGTCTGGCTGCAGGCGCTGAGCGCCGCAGGCGGGCGGCTGGGCGCGGCGCTGACCGGCTGGCTGGCCAACGGGCTGGGCGAAGTGGGCCTGTGGGTGGCGGCCCTGGCGGGCTTGCTGATCGCCTTGTCGCTGACCTTTGAAGTCTCATTATTCAATTTATTGGAAGATGCCCTGCAAGCCTGGCAGGCCCGCCAGGCGCGCCGCGCCGAACGCCGGGCAGGCGGTGCAGCCTACGCCGACTACGCGCCTGAGTTGGGCTATGCGCCAGATCCCCTGGAACCGTTGGCTGCCGAGGAAGGCATCCCAGAGCCGTTGATGGGCCCACCCGGTGGGCCGGCGGAACCTGCAGATGAATTTGCCGAGGCGCCGGATGTGCTGGAAGACAAGGGTGAGCAGCCGGTTTGGGTCCTGCCCACCCTGGCAGACATGCTCGACCCCGGCGATAAGCTGAGCTACAACGCCAACCTGGACACGGAGCGCGCCGCCAATATTGAAGAGACATTGCGCTCATTTGGCGCCCCGGCCCGCGTGGTGGAGATCCACCGTGGCCCGACCATTACCCAGTTTGGCGTGGAACCCGAATTCGTGGAGACGCGCGGCGGGCGCACGCGCGTGCGCGTGGGCAAGATCGCCGCCCTGGCGGACGACCTGGCCCTGGCCCTGGCCGCCTCGCGCATCCGCATCCAGGCCCCTGTGCCGGGCAAAGGCTATGTGGGCATCGAGGTGCCCAATGAGCAGGTCGCTACGGTGGCGATGCGCGATGTGATGGAGAGCGACGCCTTCCAGCGCATGAGCTCTCCGCTGCGCTTCGCCCTGGGGCAGGACGTGGCCGGCCAGGCGGTGGCCGCCGACTTGGCCGGCATGCCGCACCTGCTGGTGGCGGGCGCCACCGGCTCAGGCAAGTCGGTGTGCGTCAACGCTCTGATCTGCTGCCTGCTGCTCAACAATACGCCGGAGACACTGCGCCTGATCATGGTCGACCCCAAGCGCGTCGAACTGACCGGCTACAACGGCATCCCGCACTTGCGTTTCCCCGTGGTGGTGGAACTGGACCGTGTGGTCGGTGTACTGCAGTGGGCCACGGCGGAGATGGACAAGCGCTACCAGGCCTTCGCCAAGATCGGCGCCCGCCACATCAAAGACTACAACGCCCGCATGGCGGAACAAGGCGGCGAGAAGCTGCCTTACATGGTGCTGGTGATCGACGAGCTGGCCGACCTGATGATGGTGGCTCCCGACCAGACTGAGCGCCTGCTGGCGCGCATGGCCCAGTTGGCGCGGGCCACCGGCATGCATCTGATCCTTTCCACCCAGCGTCCCTCAGTGGATGTGGTCACCGGGCTGATCAAGGCCAACTTTCCGGCGCGCATCGCCTTTGCCGTCGCCTCCAGCACGGACAGCCGCGTGATCTTGGACCAGCCCGGCGCAGACCGCCTGCTGGGCCGCGGCGACATGCTCTTCCAGCCGCCCGATGCCCCCGCCCCGGTGCGCTTGCAAGGCGTCTATTTGGCCGAGAGCGAGATCCTGCGTATCGTCAACCATTGGCGCGCCTTTGCCGGCAGTGCGCCCGCTTCGCAAACGCCGCAGGGCGCCCCGCAGGTGAGCGAGGCCCCGGTGCAGGGTGCGCCGCTGAAGCAGATCCCCATCTGGGAAGAGATCGAACAGATCCAGGAAGAGGCCGACCAGGACCCACTGTTTGTCGAAGCCGTGGACCTGGTGCGCCGCCGCGGGCGGGCTTCGATTTCCATGCTGCAGCGCCGTATGGGCATCGGCTACACGCGCTCGGCGCGTATCATCGAGCAGATGGAGGCGCGCGGCATCATCGGCCCGGCCAAGACCGGGGCCCAGCACCGGGAGGTGCTGGACTACGGCCAGGCCGCCCCGCCGGCGGGCGAGGACTAA
- a CDS encoding trypsin-like peptidase domain-containing protein yields the protein MKKTVRPILLLLGLLVLTSLACRLPISELSALLPQSGAPAAEAEAPSLLATAAIPVSIEMLDQQEALVSLYQAVSPGVVSIATLSDLGSGQGSGFVYDTQGHIVTNYHVIQGASYLEVAFPSGLKAVGRVIGEDRDSDLAVIKVDVDAAELHPLAVGDSDALLVGQSVIAIGNPFGLQGSMSTGIVSSLGRSMESMNQAAEGGVYSAGDLIQTDAAINPGNSGGPLLNLQGEVVGINRAIRTYSSTQDGSALNSGIGFAISSSIVKRVVPSLISQGHFDYPYLGISSNSSLTLAEAEQLGINRTDGSLIARVTPGGPAAEAGVQAGDFIIAIDGLSIKSFDDLISYLFRQKSPGETVTLTVLRSGAELEIDLVLGSRPRQ from the coding sequence ATGAAGAAGACTGTTCGCCCCATCCTGTTGCTGCTCGGCCTGCTGGTGCTCACCAGCCTGGCCTGCCGGCTGCCGATCAGCGAGCTGAGCGCCCTGCTCCCGCAGTCAGGCGCGCCGGCTGCCGAAGCCGAGGCGCCCAGCCTGCTGGCCACGGCCGCCATCCCCGTATCGATTGAAATGCTGGACCAACAAGAAGCGCTGGTCTCGCTCTATCAGGCGGTCAGCCCGGGCGTGGTGTCGATCGCCACCTTGTCCGACCTGGGCAGCGGCCAGGGCTCCGGGTTCGTCTACGACACCCAGGGCCATATCGTCACCAACTATCACGTTATCCAAGGCGCCTCCTACCTGGAGGTGGCCTTCCCCAGCGGCCTGAAAGCTGTGGGGCGCGTGATTGGCGAAGACCGCGACTCCGACCTGGCGGTGATCAAGGTGGATGTGGATGCCGCCGAACTGCACCCGCTGGCGGTGGGCGATTCGGATGCGTTGCTGGTCGGCCAGTCCGTGATCGCGATCGGCAATCCCTTTGGCCTGCAGGGCAGCATGAGCACCGGCATCGTCTCCAGCCTGGGACGCTCCATGGAATCGATGAACCAGGCCGCGGAGGGCGGCGTGTACAGCGCCGGCGACCTGATCCAAACCGACGCGGCCATCAACCCCGGCAATTCCGGCGGCCCGCTGCTGAACCTGCAGGGCGAGGTGGTGGGCATTAACCGCGCCATCCGCACCTACAGCTCAACGCAGGACGGCAGCGCGCTCAACTCCGGCATTGGCTTCGCCATCTCCAGCAGCATCGTCAAGCGCGTGGTGCCCAGCCTGATCAGCCAGGGACACTTTGACTATCCCTACCTGGGGATTAGCAGCAACTCCAGCCTGACGCTGGCCGAAGCCGAGCAGCTGGGCATCAACCGCACCGACGGCTCTCTGATCGCCCGGGTCACTCCCGGCGGCCCGGCCGCCGAAGCGGGCGTGCAGGCCGGCGACTTCATCATCGCCATCGATGGCCTCAGCATTAAGAGCTTTGATGACTTGATCTCTTATCTCTTCCGCCAAAAGAGCCCGGGCGAAACCGTGACGCTCACGGTGCTGCGCTCCGGCGCAGAATTGGAGATCGACCTGGTGCTGGGCAGCCGCCCCCGCCAATAA
- a CDS encoding J domain-containing protein: MDYKDYYQILGVERGANQDEIKKAYRKLALQYHPDHNPNDKTAEDKFKDINEAYQVLSDADKRAHYDRLGSEYSQWQRQGAPAGGFDWSQWRSGGPGGVHVEYGNAEDLFGGGFSDFFQQIFGGMGGFAGGGTRRGAARRPAAYEQPVSVSLEEAYRGASRLLQLDGKRLEVKIPAGAKTGTKVRMAGVGPAQSDIYLVVDVAADPRFTRQGNHLYTDVDTDLYTAVLGGEVRVPTLDGAVLLKVPAGSQPGQAIRLKGKGMPQMRGKERGDLFARLKVHLPKNLSAEQRELFERLAESKK, encoded by the coding sequence ATGGACTATAAAGACTATTACCAAATTCTGGGAGTGGAACGGGGCGCCAACCAGGATGAAATCAAGAAGGCCTACCGCAAACTGGCTTTGCAATATCATCCCGACCACAATCCCAACGACAAGACCGCTGAGGACAAGTTCAAAGACATCAATGAGGCCTATCAGGTGCTCAGCGATGCAGACAAACGCGCCCATTACGACCGGCTGGGCAGCGAATACAGCCAATGGCAGCGCCAGGGCGCGCCAGCTGGCGGCTTCGACTGGAGCCAATGGCGCAGCGGCGGCCCGGGCGGCGTGCATGTAGAGTACGGCAACGCCGAAGACTTGTTCGGCGGCGGCTTTTCCGACTTTTTCCAGCAGATCTTCGGAGGCATGGGCGGCTTTGCGGGCGGCGGTACCCGCCGCGGCGCTGCCCGCCGGCCGGCCGCTTATGAACAGCCGGTCAGCGTCAGCTTGGAAGAGGCCTATCGCGGCGCCAGCCGCCTGCTGCAGCTGGACGGCAAGCGCCTGGAAGTGAAAATTCCGGCCGGCGCCAAGACCGGCACCAAAGTGCGCATGGCCGGGGTTGGCCCAGCCCAAAGCGATATTTACCTGGTGGTGGACGTAGCGGCAGACCCGCGCTTCACGCGCCAGGGCAATCACCTGTACACAGATGTGGACACCGACCTGTATACTGCCGTATTGGGCGGTGAGGTGCGGGTGCCCACCCTGGACGGCGCAGTACTGCTCAAAGTGCCCGCCGGTTCGCAGCCCGGGCAGGCCATTCGCCTCAAAGGCAAGGGCATGCCGCAGATGCGCGGCAAAGAGCGCGGCGACTTGTTCGCCCGGCTCAAAGTGCACCTGCCCAAGAACCTCAGCGCCGAGCAGCGTGAGCTGTTTGAACGGCTTGCCGAGAGCAAGAAGTAA
- a CDS encoding response regulator, which translates to MAQRLLLAIKDMALAQQAASEIFAPLGVSVVFLGDDVSISSAFQANTRPDVLLIDAGLAGDGLSALAHLRAEHPNVPVLLAAAHPTPELLRRALQAGVSDVLSLPLQTAQVQAALQQAEQQRQQWNRWLRRETGALSRRASEMETILSQANDGLMLLDQQGRILMVNQALRHTFDLGEGDLTGHPVGQVLNLPGFAEALAAAEPLERYEVENSQGRVFHLRLADLPGVGRVLSLHDVSHFKELDKLKGDFVNTVSHDLRSPLTAILGYVELIERSGEVNPQQSDFIQRVKASVHATTGLIDDLLKLSRVEVADLDEHAAVDMNQVLANVARDTQSAAQDKGMTIEVQAAPGLPAVVGSRTQLHQLADNLLGNALKYTPAGGRVRATLREKDNQVILQVADNGPGIPLEEQGRIFDKFYRASNIQADLPGTGLGLAIVKTVVDNHGGRIWVDSQPGKGSVFTVVLPVANRQ; encoded by the coding sequence GTGGCTCAACGACTTCTCCTGGCAATCAAAGATATGGCGCTTGCCCAGCAAGCGGCCAGTGAGATTTTTGCGCCATTGGGGGTCTCGGTTGTTTTTCTGGGGGATGATGTTTCGATCTCTTCGGCATTTCAAGCCAATACGCGCCCAGATGTCCTGCTGATTGATGCCGGCCTGGCCGGCGACGGCCTCAGCGCGCTGGCGCACCTGCGCGCCGAACACCCCAACGTGCCGGTCTTGCTGGCTGCCGCCCACCCGACGCCGGAGCTGCTGCGCCGCGCCCTGCAAGCCGGGGTTAGCGATGTACTCAGCCTGCCTTTGCAGACGGCCCAGGTGCAGGCGGCCCTGCAGCAGGCCGAGCAGCAGCGCCAGCAGTGGAACCGCTGGCTGCGCCGAGAGACCGGCGCACTCAGCCGCCGCGCCTCGGAGATGGAAACCATCCTCAGCCAGGCCAACGACGGCCTGATGCTGCTGGACCAGCAAGGCCGGATACTGATGGTCAACCAGGCCCTGCGCCACACCTTCGATCTGGGGGAGGGCGACCTGACCGGTCACCCGGTGGGCCAGGTGCTCAACCTGCCCGGCTTTGCCGAGGCGCTGGCCGCCGCTGAGCCGCTGGAACGCTACGAAGTGGAAAACTCCCAGGGGCGCGTCTTCCACCTGCGCCTGGCAGACCTGCCCGGCGTGGGCCGGGTGCTGAGCTTGCACGATGTCAGCCATTTCAAAGAGTTGGACAAGCTCAAAGGTGACTTCGTCAACACGGTGTCTCATGATCTGCGTTCCCCGCTGACCGCCATTTTGGGCTATGTCGAGCTGATCGAACGCTCGGGCGAGGTCAATCCCCAGCAGTCGGACTTCATCCAGCGCGTTAAAGCCAGTGTGCATGCCACCACGGGCCTGATCGATGATCTGCTCAAGCTCAGCCGTGTGGAAGTGGCCGACCTGGACGAGCACGCCGCGGTGGACATGAACCAGGTGTTGGCCAACGTGGCGCGCGATACGCAATCCGCCGCCCAAGACAAAGGGATGACGATCGAAGTTCAAGCGGCGCCCGGCCTGCCCGCCGTAGTGGGCAGCCGCACCCAGCTGCACCAGCTGGCCGACAACCTACTGGGCAACGCCCTGAAGTACACGCCGGCCGGCGGCCGCGTGCGCGCCACCCTGCGCGAAAAGGACAATCAGGTGATCTTGCAGGTGGCCGACAACGGCCCTGGCATTCCACTGGAGGAGCAAGGCCGCATTTTCGACAAGTTCTACCGGGCCAGCAACATCCAGGCGGATTTGCCGGGTACCGGGCTGGGCCTGGCGATCGTCAAGACCGTGGTGGACAACCACGGAGGCCGGATTTGGGTGGATTCTCAGCCGGGCAAAGGCTCGGTGTTTACCGTAGTGCTGCCGGTAGCCAACCGCCAATAA
- a CDS encoding nucleoside 2-deoxyribosyltransferase: MKIYFACAIMGGRGDEAAYQQLVDALLADGHEVPTAMNAGPGWQVMENSPDPTEVYRRDTVWIDQSQVMVAEVSTPSHGVGYEISYALERGKPVLCLYQRERKVSKMLSGNTLPGIQVRAYGDVQEAIELMRQFLAAQ; this comes from the coding sequence ATGAAGATCTACTTCGCCTGCGCCATCATGGGCGGGCGCGGCGACGAAGCCGCCTACCAGCAGCTGGTGGACGCCCTGCTGGCCGACGGGCATGAGGTGCCCACGGCGATGAATGCCGGACCGGGTTGGCAGGTCATGGAAAATTCGCCCGACCCTACGGAGGTATACCGCCGTGACACCGTCTGGATCGACCAGAGCCAGGTGATGGTGGCCGAGGTAAGCACACCCTCGCACGGCGTGGGCTATGAGATCAGCTATGCACTCGAGCGCGGCAAGCCCGTGCTGTGCCTCTACCAGCGTGAGCGCAAGGTCTCCAAAATGCTCAGCGGCAACACCCTGCCGGGCATTCAAGTGCGTGCTTATGGGGATGTGCAAGAAGCCATAGAGCTGATGCGCCAGTTCCTGGCCGCCCAATAG
- the galE gene encoding UDP-glucose 4-epimerase GalE gives MKMFVTGGAGYIGSAVAAELLAQGHQVTVFDSLATGHRAAVPAGASFIQGDLLDAPALKAALHSAGYDGILHFAAFIEAGESMQNPGKYFRNNLQGTLELVEAAQQAGIPRLVFSSSAAVYRTSDAPLSEDAPLGPENTYGQTKLMSEEVLQRYHQIHGLRYAALRYFNACGALPGRGEAHQPESHLIPLMLQVAQGRREHIAIYGNDYPTPDGTCIRDYIHLSDLVSAHVLALGALETQGQLVYNLGSGQGYSILQVLESARRITGHPIPALDAPRRPGDPARLVASPAKIQRELGWQPEHSNLDEIIASAWEWQQEPGYPGAA, from the coding sequence ATGAAAATGTTCGTCACTGGGGGAGCGGGCTATATTGGCTCAGCCGTCGCCGCCGAGCTGCTGGCGCAGGGCCATCAGGTGACCGTGTTCGACTCGCTGGCTACTGGCCACCGCGCCGCAGTGCCAGCTGGGGCCAGCTTTATCCAAGGCGACCTGCTGGATGCCCCCGCGCTGAAGGCTGCTCTGCACAGCGCCGGTTATGACGGCATTTTGCATTTCGCCGCATTTATTGAAGCCGGCGAAAGCATGCAAAACCCCGGCAAATATTTCCGCAACAATCTGCAAGGCACGCTGGAGCTGGTCGAGGCGGCTCAGCAGGCAGGCATTCCGCGCTTGGTCTTCTCTTCCAGCGCGGCGGTGTACCGCACCAGTGATGCGCCACTGAGTGAGGACGCCCCTCTGGGGCCGGAGAACACCTACGGACAAACCAAGCTGATGAGCGAAGAAGTGCTACAGCGCTACCATCAGATCCACGGGCTGCGCTACGCGGCCTTGCGCTACTTCAACGCCTGCGGCGCGCTGCCCGGTCGCGGCGAAGCGCACCAGCCCGAAAGCCACCTGATCCCACTGATGCTGCAGGTGGCCCAGGGCCGGCGTGAGCACATCGCCATCTATGGCAACGACTACCCCACGCCGGACGGCACCTGCATCCGCGATTACATTCATCTCAGCGACCTGGTGTCGGCCCATGTGCTGGCCCTGGGCGCTCTGGAAACCCAGGGCCAGCTGGTCTACAACCTGGGCAGCGGGCAAGGGTATTCGATCCTGCAGGTGCTGGAAAGTGCCCGGCGCATTACAGGCCACCCCATCCCAGCGCTGGATGCGCCGCGCCGGCCCGGCGATCCGGCGCGGCTGGTGGCCTCGCCGGCCAAAATTCAGCGCGAACTGGGCTGGCAGCCCGAGCACTCCAACCTGGACGAGATCATCGCCAGCGCCTGGGAATGGCAGCAGGAGCCGGGCTATCCGGGCGCCGCATGA